The genome window GCGGTGAAGTTGTTGCGGCGGATGGAGAGGAGCATGTATTCTGTTAGATTGTAGACTGTTTGGTATACAGGGTCGTGCTCGATGTGAAGCCATTTGTTGGTAGCTGGACTTCGACCCTCGACGGTGTTATCCCAGATTTGCTTGGACGTGCTGATCATGTTTGGACTATCATGTAGATATCCTTCTGTATCTAGGTTAAAGTACGTGACATGATACCCGAGCTCATTCAACCATGCATCTGTAGTCGTATTGCTGGCAGAGTACGGAGGACGCATGTAGGTTGGGAAGTAACCGAGAATATCAGCAAAGGCAATCTCGTTGTAAATCATCTGGTTCCAGAATTTAGAGCGACTCAATGTTGTGAGACGTTGATGCGACCATGTGTGACTGGCAATCTGATGGCCGTCTCGTACCATGCGTCGAATGAGACCTGGCCATGGTGTATCAGGGTCATTGATAGCGCCTTTTCCAAGGTTGCGACCGGTGATGTAGAACGTCGCTTTAGCATTATATCGCTGTAATTGTTAGAGAGACATTAAAGTAAGGAGGTGACATACCTggaggagatcgagaaggTCTTCGGTATAAGTGTATGGCCCATCATCATACGTCAACGCAATATCGCCGTTGCGGTTACACCGATAAATAGCCTGACCATACGGAATACTCCCAACTTTCGGACGAGCGACATTCGTTGTATCAGGGCCATTCGGACGAACGTTTGCATCGCAGCCAGGACCATACTCGATCTGACACGAAGGAGCAGAGCAGTAAAGATAACCAGTTCCGCACCATCTTTGAAGGTCAGTACTTCGTCAAAAGaggagtgagtgagtgtctTACCCAGCGCTGGAACAGCATTCATTTGCTCCGCAGACTGTTCCAAAGCCAGTCCCACATCGCCCAGCCTGTCGTTTGTCAAGAGAACGACTGAAGAGCGATGGCCATGGAGATGCAATGGCGAAATTTGCCAGAAAGGCGATGAGGAGAGTGAATGACTTCATAATGGGGGTTTAAACGAATGACTGTAACGAACGGATGCCTTCTGGCCACTTGATAACCCAACATAGACGACAGAAACATATCTTATATACCCTTTTATCTGTATCATACTCGAACAATGACTTCTCGAGGTCTAAGTGCATCAAAGTTGAGGCGTAAGCCATTTTGACTTTTGGGTAACACAGCATAAAACAGCACTCCTCACAGATTAAGATCGGCTGACGAGACCAATATATTCGCAGATATTTTTGAGGCCTGTCAATATCGTAAGCCACAGAGAAGGGATCATCCTTGATACTACCCTTAAATAGCTGAGATTTTGAAGGTGCTGGTGGGAAATCTCGTACTCTTAGATGAGAACCTTATCAACACGTGTCACAATGGCTTACGAACCACATGCTGTGCGAGAAACGGTATCTTCGGAGGTTTTTTAACATGCAGAAAATACGAGGACGgccgttgaggaagagaatggaTTGGCTGTGAACAAAAGGGCTAGGGATAACTGGGAGAGGAGATATCTTGATGACATGTAGACGATAATGAGGCGATAAAGATGAACCGGGAGATGGCAGACTGGAATAAAAGCTCCGTGGTTGAGGGTATAGACGGGATGATTTGGCATTTCCGTGGGTTGGACAGAGCTGATGACAGGATAAGCTTGTTCCTTGCagtgtgatgagatgaggcgtCTCGCAGCGGGACGACATGCTTGGGGGGGATGATTGGTGATTGATGGGGAGATGCAGGTACGTGTTGGATATCACAGAATTTATCGGTTCTTGGCCCTTTTCAGCTGAGGATTCTTGACAGGCATTGCCAGATTAATCGAGTGTAGCAGTGCATTAACCATGAGGATCAATTGAGTTTGAGTCTGTTTCTGTAGACATCGAATGCAGCTTCGGCCGCTTCGatcagaagatgagaagaacctGGTTTGTACACAAGCTGACGATGACCTACCTAGTCTCGAGACGGACAAAGTCTTTGAGCGGGCTTTGTTGTGCATAACAATTGACCTTGGTGCAGAACGACCTCGATTGGGCCGCCTACAAATTAATTGTGAGAAGACAATGAATGACCTCACAAGAGCACCAATAAACTTCAACGGTTGATCAATTCACGAAATGTTTCAGAGAACCATAAATTAAACAAATAGCCCTAGGCTAGATCAATTACCATATTACGACATTACATACaacttttaaatacttttgaCTTTTCTAAGCAGATGCAGAGGAGCGCTCAGGGGCAGCACcaggcttctcatcctcaaccaaGTTCTGCTGATCGGTGAGCTTGGGGTTACGCAAGCACAGCGAGAACGCGATAAGAGGAACACAAAGACAGATACCAGTGATGGTAAGCAGGCGCTGGACATGCTTGTACGCATCAATCATGGCATCGCGCTCGGGCGAACCAACAGGGAAGTCGATAATGGCAGACAGAGGCTGAGAGTAGGCGTACACAGCGAGGGTCTCGTTTCcgaagctggagaagctctGGGCAAGTCGCACGGGGAGGACCTGGGTCCAGATGGCGCCGGAGACGGCATTTCCAAAGGCCGAGCCGACCTGGTACAGCGCGAGGTACAGACCCGTCATGACGGCGAGTCGCTCGTGGGTAACGTAGGCCTGGAGCGAGGCCTGCGCGGGGTAGGGAAACATACCGCCCGCGATACCGAGGAGGATCTGCGCGCCGATGACGCCGGATTTGTTGTCGGAGCTGGGGTTGCCGCGGTATCGGATGAGGAGACCGAATgcgacgaggaagagacaCGTTCctgagacgatgaagacctTGAAGCGGCGCACCTTGTACACGATAAGACCGAGAATTGTGCCGGTGATGACACTTGCGAAGGAGTAGAGGGACTGGACACGTGTAGCGGCCTTGAtgctgaagttgaaggatACCTGCAGAACGGTGTAGAGGTAGTCGCCCTGCATGTACCATGCAAAGTTGAGCATGCATGCGATTCCCATGGGTGCCCAGACGGAGCGGTCCTTCATGTGTTGGAAGGGCACAAGGGGATGGGGAGCGCGGAGCTCCCACACGACGAAGACGGGAATGCAGACGAAGCCGATGACGAGGGGGGCTACGACCTGAGGGTCTGACCACTTGCTCTCGAAACCTCCAGCGATGGTGAGAGGGACGAGGAGCAGGGCGAAGAcggcgatgaggaggatTACGCCGACTATGTCGAGAAGCCAAAAGAGCTCGAGGGTGAGTTTGTTGAAACCGAGCTGCTGGAACGAAGAGCGGTAGCCGACGAGATGACCGGCCTTCTTGGCGCGGTGGCCAACGACGAgaaggctgatgatgaggggGAGAGAGCAGACGGGGTAGATGATGCACCACATGCCGATTCCCCATCGCCAGGTTGTAGCTCCAAGGACGGCTTCTGCGACATCGCCGCTGACCcatgtgttgatgatgaagggcAGAGCGGGGATGTAGCTGAAGAACAAACGCGATCGCACAGACGTGATATCTCCGATGATGACCTCCACAAGCAAAAGAATCATGGTATATCCAATCTGGTAAATAACCGCACCAGCAGAGTACGTATCCAGATTCTGCGCCACAGCCTCAATGACAGTTCCAATGGTATAAAAGAACACAGAGACACAAATAAGTTCCACGCGACCAAACACATCAGCGATCTTTCCAGCCGTGGGCTGCGCAGCTGCTGCAATGACGGCGCGGAGGGTGTTCACGGAGGACTGGAGCGAGTGTTCCTGGAAGCTGTTGAGCGCAGAGGGCTGGTAGGCGTAGCGCACGGTGCCGTCGAGGCCGTAGGCGTaggcgatgaggaagacaccgaagaagatgaagatgcggTCGGCGAGGGTGATTACTTCAGACATGGCCTTGATGCGCTGGACACCGGGGGATGTGATGTCCCGGACGGCGTCGGCGGCTGAAGGGGGGACTTCATGGCCGTGGTCGTTGTCGGGGGATTTCTCTGGGGGGGAGGACATGGTGGATGATTCTGAGCCTCAAGAGGAGTTCATGCACAGAGAGATGGAGCATGCGAGAGAGAGCATGGTGGAGGGGGGGAGGATGGAAGGTTTATTATGTAGCATTGGAGGTAGATCCACAAAGATTGATTAGATAACTTTAACGTGCCGAGTGAAGAACTTTTCGGAGGATCTGATAGGGAGTGGAGGGAGCCTACTGATGCGCTATATTAGTGTCGTCCGTAGCGTACAGCGACGGGGATttatggcgatgatgaaggtGGCGGAAGACGTCTTCTTACACTTAGTTCTACATTATCCTACTACCAGCGTTACTATACTTGACTCCATCATGCCCGTGAAGTGAATTCTGATCTTGAACAATAAACTTTCGTATAACCACAGAGTTTCACTGATTAGCGACCCCCTTCACCCTTGGCGTTAGTCAAGTCACCCGAGCCCGCTGATCCACAGACTTATTTCCCTTCTGTCAAATCCCACGACAAGGATGTTTTTTTAAACAGCTGCCTGCGGTTTCGCCGATGCAATGCCCCAAAAGGAAGGGATCGTCTAAATCATCGGCGCTGTCCGCTAAAATGCAACGTTCCCACAAAATCCTTTTGTCTACGGAGCAAGTTAGTAAAAATCTGATGGTGTTCGGATGACGCGGATAAAGACTGCTTTGGGTTAAGGGACAGATTGATAACATGCCACCGTCTCTTGGCTGGTATTTCGAGAGTCCAATTGTAAGAAGCTGTGCGTATTCTTGGACGGATGAGTTCCTCTTTAGGGTGTCATTCCACATCGTCGGGTCCCGAGATTCTCTTGGCGGATATAGAAATTTGAAGGGAATATCCACTGGGCTTGGTCTCGAAGGGAACGGGGCATCGGATATTAGACACGCGACTTTGAGTCAAAGGCCGCGGGATGTGGGTAAATCGCCGGCCGAGGATATGTCggccaagttcaagatgTGAAGATGTTCGTGGGGTGAAGAGAGGATGTGTCAGTCAACGTGGGATCGATCTGATAACCAACGTCTCATTGTGAAATGAGTGTGCATATATCAACCCACTTGGTCGTCGATCTCAGCTGCATCACATCCACTGCCTGATCCTTCGATTTGTTGTTCTTGCGATGTCGGATGATGTCGGTTTCTCGGTTGGACTAAGCTTGGACGTTGGGTAATACGTTTCTTGGCATGCCATTGAGTTTTTCTTTAGTACTCAAGCCACTAGAGAAGTCTCAGGTAGAGCATTCCAATGCTGTCTTAGCGTCGGGTCATTGTTTAATCTTATCTGATCCATCAATCATGTTGGCCGATCGATATTGAGTTTATGCGACGCGTCTTGGCCGAGCTATGGCTTGGTCTTACTGCGAGGGAGGAAAATTCTGTCTAGCTTGCCACAAGTGCTTGGCCGGAGAAATCTGTCTCTCAGCAAAGTGAAGATCTCTTGGCTTCATTCAGGCGGGCAATCCTTTCTGTGCGACGCTGTATTACTGTGTTTACCTATCGAGAAGAAGTGAGATGTTTGGCACTGTGCAATATTTTTGTTTGACTTGCGAATCCACCAAAACAGAGCCAATAAGACCAAAATGCATTCAGTTTGACTTATTGGACAACCTGAAACCGTTGAATCTGCCAAAAGTTTGAGATGCAATCAAAATTAGCCATCATCATACCGAGAAATCCACAGAACAATTTCTAAACAAATTTCTCTAAATCACTCCTCTGAGTCCTCTCATCTAATGTGCTGTTTCCCTTTACTGTCTCCTTTAAATCGGCGAAGTATAACTCGAGTGTCCTTGAGATTTCATCTGCTTTACTGTGTGATGTTTGATTCCTCTATGAAAAAGTTTCATGTCAAGCTTGAAAACAAGCCAAACCTCTGCGTAGACAGCAATTCACTTGTCTTTTTTGCAAGCTTAGAACTCGGATAGGTTGCAGGAGATTGGATGAGAAGCCTGAAACAAACCGATTAAAGTGTTGAGAGTAAGAGAAATTCTTAATCATTCAACTGACAAGCTTGTTTAAGATGAGGCTTTTAGATCAATCAACATTTGAAGATTGGCCCAAGTCGTTTCTCAATCATGAAAGTGCTTAGACAAAAGTATCATGAAACCTTCTATCTGCCTCTTGATCCTCTGCTTCCTCTCTGCTTCCTCCTTGCTTGATAGCTTGGTGTTTATACAGGCTACACTCCTTTATCAAAATGAAACATAATCCTTCTGTCACATAGAAAACAATCTGAGAGGTTGAAGCCTTGCGTGTAACccaaaataactatataaagtctCTCTCGCGAGGCGGACTTGTtcattcttcatcagcctcaacaacTGCAGGTCAATCTCACTAGTCGTTGATCATATTTGACCAGATGGCGTCCTCCAGCACAGGAGCGTGGCCCCTTCCGCCTCTCTATCAACCCCTCAACAAGGATAAACGAGAAATGCGTCTTCTCGAAATCCTTCCCAACACTTCTGATGGCTTAGTCAACTGCAAACTCCATACCGTCCTCCTTACACCGGATCTTTACTACACTTGTATCTCCTACGTCTGGGGTGACCCGACAGTCACGGAAGATATCGTCGTTGACGGCGTTACTCGACAGGTGACTGTCAGTCGTGCTACTGCACTTCGACACCTGAAGCAACACTGGATCGATATTGAGCGAAAGTCAGATCCTGGCCTCAACACCTCCAAGTTCCGCTTGTGGGCTGATGCACTCTGTATCAACCAACAGGATCTCACCGAAAGACTACACCAAGTTGGCATGATGGCGGATATCTACTCTTCGGCAGCAATGGTTATGGCCTGGATTACTGCAAGCGGCAAGGTTGTCCAAAAAGCGTTTAAGGCTTTCGAAAGATAGTTAAAATCGCCGAAGAAAACGTGGACAGTGAGACTTGGGATAAAACGTTACCGTCAAAGTTTACAGGTCTAACAGAGATGGAACTGTTCAAGATTTGCGACAGCCTACGCACCTGGAATCTTAGCGAGTTATCAGCGCTCTGTCCAGAGATCTCTACTGGTGTCGATTCACTAAACCTCGACAAACTCTATGGCGGACCATATGGAGCCATATCCAAATTCTGTAAACTCAACTTTTGGAACAGAGTATGGATCTATCAGGAGATCATTCTTGCGAAGCGGCTCTACTTTGTCTGCCGAACTCGCTACATAGAGCATTCGTCATGTCTCGTGGCATTATTCGGACTAATGGCCTATATGGAACTCTTGAAAGGAAAAAAACCAGGAATCGACGCAGCAGTTCTGTATCAGTACGTTTCAGTTCGCGTCAAACAAGATCTGGAATCTCTCAATGGCGCGCTTTGTGTTTCGAGGAATCATCAATGGCAATGAAGACCCCGCCTTTTTGAGCTTATATTTCTCTCCGGATTCCAAGGCCTCCAATAAGTTGGATTATATCTATGGCCTCTTGGCTGTGACAAAATCCCCGATCACCCCTGACTATACCAAGAGCATTCGAGAGGTAACCCTGGAGTTCATGGCGTGGGCCTTGCCTATCTGGAAAGCTGCCCAAAGAAGCGGCCAGCAAACCTTCAGCTTCCTGAATAGGTATGCTACTGGCCTCAAGCGCCTTGACGATCTACCAAGCTGGGCACCCGTTTTCTCGGAGGCTGACAGACGAAAGCCAATTGCAAGAGGGCTCAAAGTGCATCGGCCTGCATACGATACAGTGCCCGAGCTGTCCAACGGTCTGCCCATAGATATTGATGGCGATAGCTTATGGATCAAAGGGGTCAAAGTACAGGTTGTCGGCACAGTATACGAAAAGACTGTTTCTGCGAATCTCTTGACAACCGGACTACAACAATGTATCATGGAATTTACACAGTCACCACAGGATATCTACCCAACTGGCAAGAGCGTACTAGAGATAATATATTGCACTCTGTTACAAATAGAACCATACGATAACTATGCGGTCGACTTAGGTCTTTGCCTAGACCGTTTGACTCACCCGGAAACTCCAGTTCTAGATAGAAACTGGACGATGCAATGGACACAAAAGTCCTCCGTTGGCGCGGTACTAGCCAAGTGGTATACGTACGGTCGGCACCACCCAGGTAATAGGCTCTTTAAAACCAATGATGGCTATATCGGCACGATGGCAGACGATGTACAGCGTGGGGATGTCGTCTGTGTACTTGCAGGCTCTGAAGAGCTGGCGGTCCTCCGCCCCGAGGAAGACCACTACCTTTTTGTTGGCTGTTGCTTTATGATAGGACTGATGAGCGGCGAGGTCTCGGAGCTTTTGAAGTTAGGAAAAGTCAAAATTGAGAAAATTGAGATCCGATGAATCGCGGATGCCTGGGGATTTCATAGCAGTTTAGACATATTGAATAACAAGCTCTTTATTGCAAAGGCCATCAGAATGTGACAGACAGATTTCAGGTTATATacaaaaaatacttatagtacAAGAAAAGACTAGCCAGCTAATCTGCGCTGCAGACAGTTTAGTTGACAGAGAGGCTGTAGGCAGAGGTAGAAAAGACACAGTTGGAACCTGACCCATTAGCTTCAGAACAAAAACACACACGGAACAAAACTTACCGACGAAAGGCTCAGTACCAGCCTGGAAGCTAGTAGCAACATAGCTGCTAGGAACACCCTGGCTCTTGGTAAGGTACGtaaggaaaggaagaagatcgCCCTCAAAGTTGCCCTGGTTCTTGGTGGCAACGAAAGAGTAAACGGTAGTATCGCCATTAGGTCCACGGAACAGCTTCCACTGCGCACCGTTGATAGTCAGCGTCGCAAGGGGTGTAGAGCCAGAGTCGGAGATAGGTCCGGCACCGCCGTAGGTTCCAACCCAGATCATGATCTCGTACTTGTTAGCAGCGCCAACAGAGGGAGCAAGCCACAGATCGTAAGACACATCGGAAACCATGTTGGTTCCGCTGTAGCGCCATGTCCACTTTGTAGGAATGGACTTGATGGCTGAGACTttcttgttgatgttctCGAGCGCAACGTTGGAGTAGCTCTTGACGTGGATGTTTCCACCGGCCCAGCTCCATTTGGTAGACCACGAGAAGGACTTGTTCTTGACGGAGTTGAAGGTCGTGCACTGAGAACCAGAGGTAGCCTGGCCGCTGCCCCAGTTGTTGTGGTAAACGGTGTATCCTTCAGTTTGGAGGGACCCGAAAGCATCACACCAGGTGGTAGCTCGTTTATCAAGGGTCTTGGAGGGTGAAGTAGTAGGTGTAGCTGAAGCCACAGCCAAAAGGGCAGAGAAAGCAGTAAAGAACTTCATAGTGAAAAGGAATGTAGTATGAAACTGAAACTGTAGGGCTGAATTGAATGGACTAGAGATGAAATTGAAGAGTAGACAAAGCCTTGGCGGCTTTTTTATAATGTTTCTCCCAAAGTATCCGTGCTTCGGAGATTGGCTGCGTGTTTGACCTGAAACTCCCATTCGGACGATATGATCATATCTGGTAAGTTATAGCCCCATAAGTGCCGACTACCGAATGACCTAGTCAGAAACTCCACCAATCACGACTCAAGACTAAATTTCCCCAGCAATAGAAGTGAAGCCGCGTATTCTAGAATAACCGTCTCGTATACAAGGATAAGAACGATTGGATCGTAGCTGACTTGAATTAAGTAGGTTTCGGAGGTTCGGAGCATAGTGGTGAGGATTTCCTTTTTGATCTATATTGGGATGCAAGTGGTAGCGTGATATGGTGTCTCGGGGTCATATCGAGATCTTGGACTACTATTGCCGCTTTGTTCGTGTGTTTACCCTCCACCTTTACGAATTCATTGGTGCTTGTGTTTATTCTTATTCAAAGATCAGCCAGTCTAAACCAAGTCGAGATATACTAGCATCTCTCTATCTTTAAATCGATGCTTGGAAAAATACCCTGCTCAGGGCAAATCCAATGCCAACCGCAAGACCTGAACTAAACGCCGATCTCCTATGCTTCGAGTAAATTTAGACAGATTTTATCTTAGCTATAATGTTAGCTTCAAAACTTCAGACACAGTGTTAGGCTGTTCTTGTAACGTGACAACGGAGAGCCTCTTGATGAACACTGACCCAGCGTTTGCTCTAGTATTCCTTAGACTACCCCAAACAATTATCTAC of Fusarium musae strain F31 chromosome 5, whole genome shotgun sequence contains these proteins:
- a CDS encoding hypothetical protein (CAZy:CE4); this encodes MKSFTLLIAFLANFAIASPWPSLFSRSLDKRQAGRCGTGFGTVCGANECCSSAGWCGTGYLYCSAPSCQIEYGPGCDANVRPNGPDTTNVARPKVGSIPYGQAIYRCNRNGDIALTYDDGPYTYTEDLLDLLQRYNAKATFYITGRNLGKGAINDPDTPWPGLIRRMVRDGHQIASHTWSHQRLTTLSRSKFWNQMIYNEIAFADILGYFPTYMRPPYSASNTTTDAWLNELGYHVTYFNLDTEGYLHDSPNMISTSKQIWDNTVEGRSPATNKWLHIEHDPNTCSSPSAATTSPP
- the SIT1 gene encoding ferrioxamine B transporter (EggNog:ENOG41), which produces MSSPPEKSPDNDHGHEVPPSAADAVRDITSPGVQRIKAMSEVITLADRIFIFFGVFLIAYAYGLDGTVRYAYQPSALNSFQEHSLQSSVNTLRAVIAAAAQPTAGKIADVFGRVELICVSVFFYTIGTVIEAVAQNLDTYSAGAVIYQIGYTMILLLVEVIIGDITSVRSRLFFSYIPALPFIINTWVSGDVAEAVLGATTWRWGIGMWCIIYPVCSLPLIISLLVVGHRAKKAGHLVGYRSSFQQLGFNKLTLELFWLLDIVGVILLIAVFALLLVPLTIAGGFESKWSDPQVVAPLVIGFVCIPVFVVWELRAPHPLVPFQHMKDRSVWAPMGIACMLNFAWYMQGDYLYTVLQVSFNFSIKAATRVQSLYSFASVITGTILGLIVYKVRRFKVFIVSGTCLFLVAFGLLIRYRGNPSSDNKSGVIGAQILLGIAGGMFPYPAQASLQAYVTHERLAVMTGLYLALYQVGSAFGNAVSGAIWTQVLPVRLAQSFSSFGNETLAVYAYSQPLSAIIDFPVGSPERDAMIDAYKHVQRLLTITGICLCVPLIAFSLCLRNPKLTDQQNLVEDEKPGAAPERSSASA
- a CDS encoding hypothetical protein (EggNog:ENOG41), with amino-acid sequence MARFVFRGIINGNEDPAFLSLYFSPDSKASNKLDYIYGLLAVTKSPITPDYTKSIREVTLEFMAYATGLKRLDDLPSWAPVFSEADRRKPIARGLKVHRPAYDTVPELSNGLPIDIDGDSLWIKGVKVQVVGTVYEKTVSANLLTTGLQQCIMEFTQSPQDIYPTGKSVLEIIYCTLLQIEPYDNYAVDLGLCLDRLTHPETPVLDRNWTMQWTQKSSVGAVLAKWYTYGRHHPGNRLFKTNDGYIGTMADDVQRGDVVCVLAGSEELAVLRPEEDHYLFVGCCFMIGLMSGEVSELLKLGKVKIEKIEIR